From a region of the Malania oleifera isolate guangnan ecotype guangnan chromosome 12, ASM2987363v1, whole genome shotgun sequence genome:
- the LOC131145185 gene encoding uncharacterized protein LOC131145185 codes for MSGAQGAQPPESRTATEYESVEGGENKTKMDVRSSEDVGGLEVDKLQDKVEDAAGEGGPVFGAGGDENKQDLGATGTG; via the coding sequence ATGTCGGGAGCGCAGGGAGCTCAGCCGCCGGAGTCGCGGACGGCTACGGAGTACGAGTCAGTGGAAGGGGGAGAGAACAAGACGAAGATGGACGTACGGTCGTCGGAAGACGTTGGGGGCTTAGAGGTGGACAAGCTCCAAGACAAAGTGGAGGATGCCGCTGGCGAAGGGGGACCTGTTTTCGGCGCTGGTGGGGACGAGAACAAACAGGACCTGGGCGCTACGGGCACTGGTTAG